In Brachypodium distachyon strain Bd21 chromosome 2, Brachypodium_distachyon_v3.0, whole genome shotgun sequence, one genomic interval encodes:
- the LOC100841939 gene encoding ran-binding protein 1 homolog b, translating to MADKQPVVERHVAEEEGEDSAAAASAAAGEEEDTGAQVAPIVRLEEVAVTTGEEDEDSLLDMKAKLYRFDKDGNQWKERGTGTVKLLKHKENGKVRLVMRQAKTLKICANHLVISTTKMQEHAGSDKSCVWHAADFADGEVKDEMFAIRFGSVENCKKFKDLVDEIAESLAQKEGDESEEGSATAGLLEKLGVSETKPQESSAKEEPTDAGKETETTAVVTPAE from the exons ATGGCCGACAAGCAGCCCGTCGTGGAGCGCCACGttgcagaggaggagggagaggactccgccgccgcggcctcggccgccgccggtgaggaggaggacacTGGGGCCCAGGTCGCCCCCATCGTGCGGCTCGAGGAGGTCGCCGTCAccaccggcgaggaggacgaggactcTCTCCTCGATAT GAAGGCGAAGCTGTACAGATTCGACAAGGATGGGAATCAGTGGAAGGAGAGGGGCACGGGCACCGTCAAGCTCCTCAAGCATAAGGAGAACGGCAAGGTCCGCCTCGTTATGCGCCAGGCGAAGACTCTCAAGATCTGCGCCAACCACTTAG TGATCTCGACCACAAAGATGCAGGAGCACGCCGGCAGTGACAAGTCGTGTGTCTGGCACGCGGCGGATTTTGCTGATGGAGAGGTCAAGGATGAGATGTTTGCCATCCGGTTTGGCTCCGTGGAGA ATTGCAAGAAATTCAAGGACTTGGTTGACGAGATTGCTGAGTCACTTGCACAGAAGGAAGGCGACGAAAGTGAAGAAGGTTCGGCTACTGCTGGGCTGCTGGAGAAACTCGGTGTAAGCGAAACCAAACCTCAGGAAAGCTCAGCAAAGGAGGAACCAACTGATGCTGGCAAGGAGACAGAGACCACAGCTGTGGTGACACCCGCAGAGTAG